A window from Candidatus Dadabacteria bacterium encodes these proteins:
- a CDS encoding TonB-dependent receptor: MIRKFYEAVNHVAPRNIILALLVLATGHSMAQDASAREGNLVGNRPYSEAISGSLHPVKVITRRDIELSGVKRIKHLLGRASFNNFGIARPLRTLTLINGRRVSDAGVDTDTIPIAAVERIEIFGDSTSALHGGGAIGGTINIVLKKNYEGLDIQLNAGRPRGEGADSEHLSVLWGTSVGEGNLTVGADIFRRDEVRDIDRDYSRARYQAGGSFADTEGVSSLGNTVFLVKDDGGRVSGALGDCDESLYTGELTDPPGGFFGTVCGFAYADIAWHLDRRQDDHAFMNFSHPVGDAADIYIEGRVTREELRNLWAPDPNVFSLAPDEALRNSLIESGNFEGLDESNFPESITVGHRFLGHGNRLWVSDLVDYDITLGLRGDIKDNIRYDGYVHYNRYDYGVDGHTFINEPVINAAIESGDYDIQNPLSEAEEHRAAIRESSVRSESKYKDEHLEAGVALDGPLLELMGNKLRWSAGLQVAKVEQSNSRKYFNLRGEPVNADDVLGGSSQSLMADRRRLSAFGDILVPLGDAVDVSFALRHDDFDDVGGAFSHRIATLYRVIPNIALRASWSGGARAPGLAALHVEEFVYYPYVCDADTPTPDCSRDQVRVVTDSNPELEPDEAESLGAGVSAGWGPFSADFDWFRLRLQETPATLSTQFVVSLERSGRLSEYPGLSVMRSDGRLTEIRNPLTNSGETDMDGFTARLGGDLKTDLANFMLNANWIRITNYERRVGVETQPGDIPRNRIHVLLRADRNDLTAQWNMHAVTSFRNETDTKTFRRWTGHDIALSWRNAFGFNWFELTGGVLNIGNEGQSRPDSDEDHILYIDSILGRTLFLTAKFEI; encoded by the coding sequence ATGATTCGTAAATTTTATGAGGCAGTTAACCACGTTGCGCCCCGGAATATTATTCTCGCACTGCTTGTCCTGGCAACGGGCCACTCCATGGCTCAGGATGCATCCGCAAGAGAAGGGAACCTTGTCGGTAACCGGCCGTATTCAGAAGCGATATCCGGCAGTCTGCACCCCGTGAAAGTTATCACCCGCAGGGACATTGAGCTCTCGGGGGTAAAAAGGATAAAGCATCTGTTGGGTCGGGCGAGTTTTAACAATTTCGGCATTGCAAGGCCGTTGCGCACTCTGACCCTGATTAACGGGCGGCGGGTCTCAGACGCCGGGGTTGACACAGACACCATTCCGATCGCGGCTGTCGAACGCATTGAAATCTTTGGTGACAGCACAAGCGCTCTGCATGGCGGGGGAGCGATCGGCGGCACCATAAATATCGTTCTCAAGAAAAACTATGAAGGCCTTGATATCCAGTTAAACGCCGGGCGTCCCCGCGGTGAGGGCGCCGATTCCGAACACCTAAGCGTTCTCTGGGGCACAAGCGTCGGAGAGGGAAATCTTACTGTCGGGGCGGACATCTTCCGGCGGGACGAGGTACGCGACATCGACCGAGATTACAGCCGTGCCAGATATCAGGCCGGAGGTTCCTTCGCCGACACCGAAGGAGTGTCGTCTCTCGGCAATACGGTTTTCCTGGTAAAAGATGACGGAGGACGGGTCTCGGGAGCGCTGGGCGACTGTGATGAAAGCTTGTATACGGGGGAACTCACGGATCCTCCGGGCGGATTTTTCGGCACCGTCTGCGGGTTTGCCTATGCGGACATCGCGTGGCATCTGGATCGCAGGCAAGATGACCACGCGTTTATGAATTTCAGTCATCCGGTAGGCGACGCAGCCGATATATACATTGAGGGACGCGTAACCAGGGAAGAACTAAGGAACTTGTGGGCGCCGGATCCGAACGTTTTCTCCCTTGCGCCGGACGAGGCGCTGAGAAACAGCCTCATTGAAAGCGGGAACTTTGAGGGTCTTGACGAGAGCAATTTCCCCGAAAGTATCACGGTAGGCCACCGTTTTCTGGGGCACGGCAACCGCCTGTGGGTTTCGGACCTTGTAGATTATGATATTACGCTGGGGCTGCGGGGGGACATTAAGGACAACATAAGATATGACGGCTATGTTCACTACAATCGCTATGACTATGGCGTAGATGGCCATACGTTCATTAATGAACCCGTAATAAACGCCGCTATTGAGAGCGGAGATTACGACATCCAGAATCCGCTTTCCGAAGCCGAAGAGCACAGGGCCGCGATCAGGGAAAGCAGCGTGCGGAGCGAGTCTAAATACAAAGATGAACACCTTGAGGCGGGGGTAGCGCTTGACGGCCCGCTGCTTGAGCTCATGGGCAACAAGCTTCGCTGGAGCGCCGGTCTGCAGGTCGCTAAAGTGGAGCAAAGCAATTCCAGAAAATATTTTAATCTTCGTGGTGAGCCGGTTAACGCGGATGATGTATTGGGGGGATCTTCGCAGTCGCTTATGGCCGATCGTCGGCGCCTGTCAGCTTTCGGCGATATTTTGGTGCCTTTGGGAGATGCGGTGGACGTGTCGTTTGCCCTCCGCCACGATGATTTTGATGATGTCGGGGGAGCCTTTTCGCACAGGATAGCGACGCTTTACCGCGTAATACCCAATATCGCGTTGCGCGCATCATGGAGCGGGGGAGCGCGAGCACCCGGACTTGCAGCCCTGCATGTGGAGGAATTTGTCTATTACCCGTACGTATGCGACGCTGACACGCCGACTCCCGATTGTTCCAGAGACCAAGTGCGGGTGGTCACAGACAGTAACCCGGAACTGGAACCGGACGAGGCCGAAAGCCTTGGCGCCGGTGTCTCCGCGGGCTGGGGTCCGTTCTCAGCCGACTTTGACTGGTTTCGTCTTCGTCTTCAGGAAACACCGGCCACTTTGAGCACGCAGTTCGTCGTCAGCCTGGAGAGAAGCGGGAGGCTTAGCGAGTATCCGGGACTGAGCGTGATGCGTTCTGACGGTCGATTAACAGAAATCCGCAACCCGCTGACCAACAGCGGAGAGACTGACATGGACGGGTTTACGGCCCGGCTCGGCGGCGACCTGAAAACCGATCTGGCGAATTTCATGCTCAATGCCAACTGGATTAGGATAACGAATTACGAAAGGCGCGTAGGAGTGGAGACGCAGCCCGGAGATATTCCGCGCAACCGTATTCATGTTCTGCTCCGCGCAGACCGAAACGACCTGACAGCGCAGTGGAACATGCACGCGGTTACGTCTTTTCGAAACGAAACCGACACCAAAACCTTCAGAAGGTGGACGGGGCACGACATCGCGCTTAGCTGGAGAAACGCTTTTGGTTTCAACTGGTTCGAGCTCACGGGAGGCGTTCTGAATATCGGCAACGAGGGCCAGTCCCGTCCTGATTCCGATGAGGATCACATATTGTACATTGATTCGATCCTGGGACGTACGTTGTTTCTGACCGCAAAGTTTGAGATCTGA
- a CDS encoding (Fe-S)-binding protein: MNPKSAIMLLLLIAAFGFFAYNIRLLLRLVTLGKKEDNRFDNIPERIRKVIVYVFGQRRLFKYRFAGIEHAMIFWGFVIITVGTVEMLVSGVVPGFHFFPGTLGGIYELVLDIVQALVLVAIGMGIINRLTIGRRREVNGPDAVVILGLIFGLMITAFLTTGARIALAETSPAMLPVSGAFSGLYEGMSTGSTFFWKEFFWWFHILIVLSFLNYLPYSKHSHVLTAVFNVFFQSLKPRGQLSKLDFEEIPEDLDHFGSSKIADFSWKDILDAYTCTECGRCTDNCPAWNTEKVLSPRDIVVKLRHYVSSEGKDILAGKPQEEQPDLPDTEWVTPEELWACTTCNACVEQCPLFIDQMGKIMDMRRFLTLEGRMSGTATRTLQKLQNNGNPWGFPEADRGAWLSEMEVPILGVSAENASEFDVIYWTGCFGGYDPRGQEVSKAIVTLLKIAGVNFAVMGPAETCTGDPARRLGEEALYQMLAVQNIETLNELKVKKILANCPHCFNTMKNEYPQFGGHYEVVHHTDFLLQLIQEGRLNPDAPIEEKITYHDSCYIGRYNNVYDSPREILKSIPGIDLVEMKRNRTKSFCCGAGGGKIWMEEEAPRVNWNRFDEAADINPDTLATACYFCNTMFDDAARFKGKEEEIGIQDIAEILNRSVKADAPPPS; this comes from the coding sequence ATGAACCCCAAATCCGCAATAATGCTTCTGCTGCTTATAGCGGCCTTCGGTTTTTTCGCCTACAACATCCGCCTCCTCCTAAGACTCGTCACTCTCGGCAAAAAGGAAGACAACAGGTTTGACAACATTCCCGAGAGGATAAGGAAGGTAATCGTCTACGTGTTCGGCCAAAGGAGGCTTTTCAAGTACCGTTTCGCCGGCATAGAACACGCCATGATCTTCTGGGGCTTCGTCATAATAACGGTGGGGACTGTGGAGATGCTCGTAAGCGGTGTCGTTCCCGGATTTCACTTTTTCCCGGGAACCCTGGGAGGAATCTACGAGCTGGTTCTTGACATAGTGCAGGCCCTAGTTCTGGTGGCCATAGGTATGGGCATAATAAACAGGCTCACCATAGGGAGAAGAAGGGAGGTTAACGGGCCCGACGCGGTCGTGATACTGGGTCTCATATTCGGCCTCATGATCACCGCCTTTCTCACCACGGGGGCGAGGATAGCGCTTGCCGAGACGAGTCCCGCTATGCTGCCGGTGTCCGGGGCCTTTTCCGGGCTCTACGAAGGCATGAGCACCGGGAGCACCTTTTTCTGGAAGGAGTTTTTCTGGTGGTTCCACATTCTCATAGTGCTTTCCTTTCTCAACTACCTTCCCTACTCCAAGCACAGCCATGTCCTGACGGCCGTTTTCAATGTTTTTTTCCAGAGCCTGAAGCCCCGCGGGCAGCTCTCGAAGCTCGATTTCGAGGAAATCCCCGAAGACCTTGATCACTTCGGCTCCTCGAAAATAGCCGATTTCAGCTGGAAGGACATACTTGACGCCTATACCTGCACCGAGTGCGGAAGATGCACGGACAACTGCCCGGCGTGGAACACCGAAAAGGTGCTCTCTCCTAGGGACATCGTTGTTAAGCTTCGCCACTACGTCTCAAGCGAGGGGAAAGACATACTCGCCGGAAAACCCCAGGAAGAGCAGCCCGATCTTCCCGACACCGAGTGGGTGACGCCCGAAGAGCTCTGGGCGTGCACTACGTGCAACGCATGCGTTGAGCAGTGCCCGCTTTTCATTGACCAGATGGGCAAGATAATGGACATGAGAAGGTTCCTTACCCTCGAGGGCCGCATGAGCGGAACCGCCACGAGGACCCTTCAGAAACTTCAGAACAACGGAAACCCCTGGGGATTCCCTGAGGCCGACCGTGGCGCCTGGCTTTCCGAGATGGAAGTTCCCATCCTCGGAGTCTCGGCCGAGAACGCAAGCGAATTTGACGTGATTTACTGGACTGGATGCTTCGGGGGCTACGACCCGAGGGGTCAGGAAGTCTCAAAGGCGATAGTGACCCTGCTTAAGATTGCGGGGGTTAATTTCGCCGTCATGGGTCCCGCGGAGACCTGCACGGGCGATCCCGCGAGAAGGCTCGGAGAGGAGGCTCTCTACCAGATGCTCGCCGTCCAGAACATCGAGACTCTGAATGAATTGAAGGTGAAGAAGATTCTCGCGAACTGTCCCCACTGCTTCAACACCATGAAGAACGAGTACCCGCAGTTCGGCGGGCACTACGAGGTCGTCCACCACACCGATTTTCTCCTGCAGCTGATCCAGGAGGGCAGGCTTAACCCCGACGCTCCGATCGAGGAGAAGATAACATACCACGATTCCTGCTACATCGGCCGCTACAACAACGTTTACGATTCTCCAAGGGAGATACTGAAAAGCATTCCGGGGATCGATCTGGTGGAGATGAAGAGGAACAGGACAAAGAGTTTCTGCTGCGGAGCCGGAGGCGGAAAGATATGGATGGAGGAAGAGGCTCCCAGGGTTAACTGGAACCGCTTCGACGAGGCCGCGGACATTAACCCCGACACCCTGGCGACGGCGTGCTACTTCTGCAACACGATGTTTGACGACGCCGCACGATTCAAGGGCAAGGAGGAGGAGATCGGCATCCAGGACATAGCCGAAATCCTTAACCGCTCGGTTAAAGCCGACGCGCCTCCCCCGTCGTAA
- the pabB gene encoding aminodeoxychorismate synthase component I, producing MKLHRPKSLLIDSGAGWFDSGSSATAGIFGDPALTLCFSSDGTKVFSRSGEETFSEDPLGLVEKLAAEGYTALGYISYDYLSYTTPGVATSDAKQREKLPFLFFHFYEEDSFYTAPWEEVLSAFPRERAGPGPLPRSNIEREEYARKISAIKEHIAAGDVYQVNLSRKFRFKPLGEPLSWFLDFYRAQPVPFAAFIGFPGFELVSGSMELFLRRRGDNITTRPIKGTVRRDPDPRRDRELAEALGKKPKERAENLMIVDLMRNDLGRICGYGSIGVRELFAVRSYSTLFQMESEIEGRLRPGVGLSQIIASTFPPGSVTGAPKREAIRIIDSLEPHERGPYCGAICLFSPSGDFTMSVAIRTGVNSSEGADFWFGGGIVWDSKADDEYGETELKAKALTSIASRQVL from the coding sequence ATGAAGCTTCACAGACCAAAGTCCCTTTTGATAGACTCGGGCGCGGGATGGTTCGATTCGGGTTCCTCTGCCACGGCCGGGATTTTCGGCGACCCTGCCCTCACCCTCTGCTTCTCAAGCGACGGGACCAAAGTGTTTTCCCGCTCCGGGGAGGAGACTTTCTCGGAAGACCCTCTCGGTTTGGTTGAGAAACTGGCTGCCGAGGGATACACGGCTCTCGGCTACATAAGCTACGATTACCTAAGCTACACGACTCCCGGGGTCGCGACCTCGGACGCAAAGCAGAGGGAGAAACTCCCTTTCCTTTTTTTCCATTTCTACGAAGAAGACAGCTTTTACACGGCCCCTTGGGAAGAAGTTCTCTCTGCCTTCCCGCGGGAGAGGGCAGGTCCCGGGCCCCTTCCCCGCTCGAACATTGAAAGGGAAGAATACGCCCGGAAGATTTCGGCGATAAAGGAGCATATAGCGGCGGGAGATGTTTATCAGGTGAACCTTTCGCGAAAGTTCCGCTTCAAGCCTTTGGGTGAGCCGCTTTCGTGGTTTCTGGATTTTTACCGCGCCCAGCCCGTTCCCTTCGCCGCCTTTATCGGTTTTCCGGGTTTTGAGCTTGTAAGCGGCTCCATGGAGCTTTTTCTTAGGAGAAGGGGCGACAACATTACCACGAGACCCATAAAGGGGACCGTCCGCAGGGACCCCGACCCACGACGAGACAGGGAACTTGCCGAGGCACTCGGGAAAAAGCCCAAGGAGCGGGCCGAGAACCTCATGATAGTTGATCTCATGAGAAACGACCTCGGGAGGATATGCGGGTACGGTTCCATAGGGGTAAGGGAGCTTTTTGCCGTCCGCAGCTACAGTACGCTTTTCCAGATGGAGTCCGAAATCGAGGGGCGCCTTCGCCCGGGAGTCGGACTCTCTCAAATAATTGCCAGCACTTTTCCTCCCGGATCCGTTACCGGGGCCCCGAAAAGGGAAGCTATCCGCATAATAGACAGCCTTGAGCCCCATGAAAGAGGCCCTTATTGCGGAGCGATCTGCCTGTTCTCTCCGAGCGGGGACTTCACCATGAGCGTCGCGATCCGCACCGGGGTGAACAGTTCCGAGGGGGCGGATTTCTGGTTCGGAGGCGGAATTGTGTGGGATTCGAAAGCGGACGACGAATACGGGGAGACGGAGCTCAAGGCAAAGGCTCTCACATCAATTGCGTCCCGACAGGTGCTATAA
- a CDS encoding nucleotide pyrophosphohydrolase encodes MSGEITVREYQREVDEWIREVGVRYFSELTNLAQLVEEVGEVARIMSRTYGEQSFKGNENRRELGDELADVFFVLTCIANQTGVDLTEVLRKNFEKKTQRDGKRHSDNPKLR; translated from the coding sequence ATGTCTGGCGAGATAACGGTCAGGGAGTATCAGCGGGAAGTCGACGAGTGGATAAGGGAAGTGGGAGTGCGGTACTTCTCCGAGCTTACCAACCTCGCGCAGCTTGTCGAGGAAGTGGGGGAGGTGGCGAGAATCATGTCCAGGACATACGGGGAGCAGAGTTTCAAGGGGAATGAAAATCGCCGGGAACTCGGGGACGAGCTTGCAGACGTCTTCTTCGTTTTAACATGTATAGCGAACCAGACGGGAGTTGATCTTACGGAGGTTTTGAGAAAGAATTTTGAGAAGAAAACACAGAGAGACGGGAAGCGGCACTCGGACAATCCCAAACTTCGCTGA
- a CDS encoding GTP cyclohydrolase I FolE2 encodes MKLEEKPIEDIQARKDYRNISIDRVGVCDLKIPLKIKGCEIDSEKDQNIQASLSLSVNLGPDQKGIHMSRLLETALDFNGSFSLGNMASFLIALCDRQNSADSDVKIEFDYFFNRHAPVSGKISPQPYKCTYHGEMHPEGIRLTQSVVVPVKTLCPCSKEISDYGAHNQRSKVFITITHEGKKENDPIGICLEEIIEIAERGASSPLYPLLKREDERHVTMSAYNKPCFVEDVVRNIASELHGNPSFDSYELRVLNYESIHSHNAFASIGKRFSGK; translated from the coding sequence ATGAAACTTGAAGAAAAGCCTATTGAAGACATACAGGCGAGAAAGGACTACAGGAATATCTCCATAGACAGAGTCGGCGTCTGTGACCTCAAGATTCCGCTTAAGATAAAAGGCTGCGAGATCGATTCTGAGAAGGACCAGAATATTCAGGCTTCCCTGAGTCTGAGCGTTAACCTCGGCCCCGACCAGAAGGGAATTCACATGAGCCGCCTGCTTGAGACTGCTCTTGATTTCAACGGATCTTTCTCCTTGGGAAATATGGCTTCTTTCCTGATCGCTCTCTGCGACAGGCAGAACTCGGCAGATTCCGACGTCAAAATAGAGTTTGATTACTTTTTCAACCGGCATGCCCCGGTAAGCGGCAAGATATCCCCGCAGCCTTACAAGTGCACGTACCACGGCGAAATGCACCCGGAGGGGATACGCCTTACCCAGAGCGTAGTGGTTCCGGTCAAGACCCTTTGTCCCTGCAGCAAGGAGATAAGCGATTACGGGGCTCACAACCAGCGTTCCAAGGTTTTCATAACCATCACGCACGAAGGAAAGAAGGAAAACGATCCGATAGGGATATGCCTTGAGGAAATAATAGAGATTGCGGAAAGAGGGGCCTCTTCCCCGCTTTACCCGCTTTTAAAAAGGGAAGATGAGCGCCACGTTACCATGAGCGCTTACAACAAGCCGTGCTTTGTTGAGGATGTCGTGAGAAATATAGCTTCGGAACTCCACGGCAACCCCAGTTTCGACTCTTACGAACTCAGGGTTCTTAACTACGAAAGCATTCACAGCCATAACGCCTTTGCCAGCATCGGCAAAAGATTCTCAGGCAAGTAA
- a CDS encoding TetR/AcrR family transcriptional regulator, translated as MSNKDKIMEAATELFHFYGYDGTSIDMLIKKAGVSKSNFYYYFEGKEELGLSVLTKLAEKQVREISEIMQADLNPVEQFLTCYKKTFASHHHLFEQPIYPGSFFGNITLEQSSINEKFRSILDEYYQECEALVEKCLRKGVEQGFFHEDLEPKELARYLVSQFEGAILMTKTKKSLSPIKDVIIQGKKLILKDEWEHLADEWMSLIDQM; from the coding sequence ATGAGCAATAAAGATAAAATTATGGAGGCCGCCACCGAGCTTTTCCATTTCTATGGGTATGACGGGACTTCTATAGACATGCTCATAAAGAAAGCAGGCGTTTCAAAGAGCAATTTCTACTACTACTTCGAAGGCAAAGAAGAGCTGGGATTGAGTGTTCTCACGAAACTTGCCGAGAAGCAGGTCCGTGAAATCTCGGAAATTATGCAAGCCGATCTTAACCCTGTTGAGCAGTTTCTGACCTGTTACAAGAAGACGTTTGCTTCTCATCATCATCTTTTCGAGCAGCCCATATACCCGGGCTCTTTTTTCGGAAACATTACCTTGGAACAGAGTTCCATCAACGAGAAATTCCGCTCCATTCTGGATGAGTATTACCAGGAATGCGAAGCTCTGGTTGAGAAATGTTTAAGAAAAGGAGTGGAACAGGGGTTTTTTCACGAAGATCTTGAACCGAAGGAGTTGGCCAGATACTTGGTGTCTCAGTTCGAAGGAGCTATACTTATGACTAAAACCAAGAAATCTCTTTCTCCTATAAAAGATGTAATCATACAGGGAAAAAAGCTTATTCTTAAAGACGAGTGGGAGCATTTAGCCGACGAGTGGATGAGCTTAATCGACCAAATGTAG
- the mnmE gene encoding tRNA uridine-5-carboxymethylaminomethyl(34) synthesis GTPase MnmE, producing the protein MSSLVPERESTIAAISTPPGEGGVAVIRISGGESHSIARKIFVPARNSGFSERKLCFGKIIDPETGGMVDEALCVIMSSPDTYTGEDVAEIHSHGGYVVPRKILEILIGLGATLAAPGEFTQRAFLNGKMDLAQAEAVSDIISAQTEQSLRYAEAQLEGTLSGKVNELKDQILDVLAEIEANLDFPEEDIDPIAKNRLKEASGSVEKELSALIDSYDTGRMFRDGVTMVILGKPNVGKSSILNCLLETQRAIVSPIAGTTRDFIEERINIGGIPLVITDTAGIRDTEDRIERLGVELSLKKAEECEFVLVVLDQNTELDALDRKILKTADKKKHLVVINKMDLEEKLERSKLRRILGQKKPVETSALAKEGIGRLRQAMFETLAGSPHASDASELVLTNLRHKKSMEKARSQLRMFLELLERNEYPEILSIELRNSMNSLGEITGEVTTEDLLGRIFSRFCIGK; encoded by the coding sequence ATGTCGTCACTTGTGCCCGAGCGCGAAAGCACCATAGCCGCCATTTCCACCCCGCCTGGAGAGGGAGGAGTGGCCGTAATCCGTATAAGCGGCGGTGAATCCCACTCGATCGCGAGAAAAATCTTCGTTCCCGCGAGAAACTCGGGTTTTTCCGAGAGAAAACTCTGTTTCGGGAAGATAATTGACCCCGAAACAGGTGGAATGGTGGATGAAGCCCTGTGTGTGATTATGAGTTCTCCCGATACCTATACGGGGGAAGACGTAGCCGAGATACATTCTCACGGGGGATATGTAGTTCCCCGGAAGATACTTGAAATCCTGATCGGCCTCGGGGCGACCCTCGCTGCCCCGGGCGAATTTACCCAGAGGGCGTTTCTTAACGGGAAAATGGACTTGGCACAGGCCGAGGCGGTTTCTGACATTATAAGCGCCCAGACCGAACAGAGCCTCAGGTACGCCGAGGCTCAGCTTGAAGGGACCCTTTCGGGCAAGGTTAACGAACTTAAGGATCAAATTCTTGACGTTCTGGCGGAAATAGAGGCGAATCTCGATTTTCCCGAGGAAGATATAGATCCCATTGCGAAAAACCGCCTCAAGGAAGCGTCTGGATCCGTGGAAAAGGAACTTTCGGCGCTCATCGACAGCTACGACACGGGCAGAATGTTCAGAGACGGGGTAACGATGGTAATACTGGGCAAGCCTAACGTCGGAAAATCGAGCATACTTAACTGCCTGCTCGAGACTCAGAGGGCTATAGTGAGCCCTATAGCAGGAACCACGAGGGATTTTATCGAAGAGAGAATAAATATCGGGGGAATTCCCCTCGTTATAACTGATACGGCCGGCATAAGGGACACGGAAGACCGGATAGAAAGGCTCGGGGTGGAGCTTTCCTTGAAAAAAGCTGAAGAATGCGAGTTCGTGCTCGTCGTTTTGGACCAGAACACGGAACTTGATGCTCTGGACAGAAAAATCCTCAAGACCGCCGACAAAAAGAAGCATCTTGTCGTAATCAACAAGATGGATCTTGAGGAAAAACTGGAAAGATCAAAGCTGCGGAGGATTCTTGGGCAAAAAAAGCCGGTTGAAACCTCGGCACTTGCAAAAGAGGGGATAGGGCGGCTCAGGCAGGCCATGTTCGAGACCCTTGCGGGCTCGCCTCATGCCTCGGATGCCTCGGAACTGGTACTTACAAACCTTCGGCACAAGAAATCCATGGAGAAAGCTCGCAGCCAGCTGCGTATGTTTCTTGAGCTTCTTGAGCGGAACGAATATCCAGAGATTCTCTCGATAGAACTCCGAAACTCAATGAATTCGCTCGGCGAGATTACGGGAGAAGTCACCACGGAAGATCTTCTGGGCAGAATTTTCTCCAGATTCTGCATTGGAAAGTAA